GAAAGGATGGAGAGGCTAGGGCAAAGGCTATCCTCCGGTGGAGGCTATTCAACAAGACGGGAACCGCCCCTGAGAACTCGGAGCAAGACgcagacgaggaggacgtgGACCTTGACAAGATCAGAGAGGCCGACTACCACGGCCCCCAGCGGACGCCACCGCCTTCCAACGCCCCTCGCCTGTGGTGTCTTCTTGGAGACCTTGAGAACGAAAAGAAATACTACGAGCGGGCCTGGGAGATTTCGGGTCAACGATATGCCAGAGCCCAAAAGTCTTTGGGAGAATACTACTTGCAACAAAAGGATCTGCTAAGCGCCCGAGATGCGTACAAACAGGCGGTGCACGTCAACAGGCTGAGTAACGAGTTGTGGAACCGTCTGGGAGACATCAGCTTGCGCATGGGAGAGTTTGCCGATGCCGCTGAGGCGTTTAGCAGAGCCATCTCGTCCTCCGACTCCaatggcggcgaggatgccAGGACGTGGAGTAACCTCGGCAGCGCCTTTTACAGTCTCTATGTCGAGCGCGTCAAGGAGTTGAGGCAGCAAAACGAGAACGGCGTGTCAGCCGAGTCAGCAGCTGTccctggtgatgatgaagacgaggagacggttgagaagaaggaggcaaAGGACCCAAAGACTTTGCTGACCCAGTCGTTGCATGCCTACAAGAAGGGGGCTTCGATTTCGCATGACAACTGGCGCATCTGGGACAATGTTATTACCCTGGCCTCTCGGCTGCGACCGATTGCTATCCAGGAGATTCTTCTCGGCTTGCAGCATGTGGTTAGGATCAGGAAGAGCGAGGACgcggttgatgttgatgttttgaGGCTACTGCTCAACGAGGCTGTGTTGTCTGTGGAGAAGCCGGCTGGAACGGGCATCTACGACCCCCCTCGTGGATCGACCGAGAGAGCGGTGGTGCAGTTCTTGGAGACGTCGATTGTTCCCCTGACTACGGCCCGTTCTGAGTTCTGGGAGCTCATCACCAGAGAGCGAGTTTGGAAGAGAGACTTTGCGGGCGCCATTGACGCGGCTGAAAAGGCCTGGCGCGCTGCCATGGgcggtgctggcggtggccTGCTTCCCGGTTCCAGCAGTACAGGGCCTGATGGCAAGAGCAGGAACTGGTTGGAGGACAAGGATGCGTGGGCCCTTGTTGTCGAGAGAACAGATGAACTGGTCTCGGTCCTCGAGAACTATGGCGATGAGGTTCCCGAAATCGGGGGCAAGTGGAAAGGCAAGGCTCGGTTGGCCGTCAGAAGTGTCATGGGCAAGGGCAAAGAGGCCTGGGAGGACACGGAAGAGTGGGATAGACTCAAGGGCTTACTGGAGGGACTAAAGTAGGTAGAGCAGAACCTCGAAATAAAAGATAAGATTCGTGAGCACTTTTTCTCGTTGTCTCGAGATCGGCCTTTGCCATCTCCAATTCATACTCGTACACCGAAACTCATTCATACACCAACGCTGAACCCGAACGACCCGTCGAACACATCTGCCTTGGCTGCTTCGATAGCACTTGCTCTCATCCCCCTGAGATCATGGAAGCTTGGCACCCTGTTGGGCTCATAGAACGTGAGCAGGTTGGTCATGTCTTCGTCCGTCATCTCACACATCTCCTCCCAGCTGTACCTGTCGCTCACGTCCTTCATCCAGGACATGCGCTTGGGGCCCTCCTCGGGCTTGGGCGCAACCTGGCGCAGCTTGACGCGCAGCTCGCCAATGGCCTCAATGGCCCTCCCAGCATTGGACGGCAGCTGCTTCGCAATGAAGCGTCTGATCATGCTCGCCAGCCTCGGCCCCTTGCCATTGGTGGACACCATGATCTGTAGCGGTCCATCGCGGTGCACGCTGCCAAAGTAAAAGTCGCACTCGGGCGGGACATCGGCAATGTTGGCCACCAGGCGCTTCTGCTTGCACAGCTTCCAGATCTGGGTTGAGGCGGCAGGATCGTCGATGGCTACGAGGACCATAGACCAGTCCTTGTCGTCGAGGTCcgaggggaggaagatccGGTCGACGTGGGTTACCTGCTTTTGGGCGACACGGTACGAGACTTCGGCGTTCAGGCCGCTCGAGGGACAGATGACGGTGACGACGGCATCGgcgttgaggaggtggacaaTCCGTCCTGCTGCTACCTGGGGAGATGTTGTGAGATATTGTACAGCATAGAAACAAAAGGTAATAGCTGTCACGCacctcaccgccgccgatgacAAGGACAGGTTTGCCCTTGACCTGCCATGCAATCATCAGGCTCCCGCCGCCCTGGATGGCGGGGTACTTTTCCTGCGGTCGTGATTCAGCCATGCCGCCGTGTGTCTTTGCGGTCgcgacgatggcgatggaAGGACGGAAGGGGTTGGCAGCAGAAAAGAAgacatggcgatggcgagaTGGGTGGAAAAGCAGACGAGATCGAAAGCGCCATTCAAGAGTCACCATTGGTCCCGTCCACAGGGCATCCCCGGCCCCTCCAccgctttctttcttttttccatGATGGTTGCTAGGGGCCTGTGGACCTATCGATAAGCCTTACGGATAGGTAATGGCGCCTGGGAATCCTTGAGCACTGGGACACGGCAACCGTGCAGCCCGCACTTGCAGTGCAGTACACAGCACACACCCTGCAGCAGTAACCCTGCCTGAGGTCCATCCTGCTACAGAGTACCTTGGCCCggcatccccaacacccGACCCCGACCCCGACCCCGACCAACAGGAACAAGCACCTCAGCATCATGCCCGTTCCTGGGCTCTCCAACATCGCATTGCCAGCAACGATACCTTATCGCTATAGGGCTAGCATCGCCGCCCACTCAGCCCTCAGGCGTGCGACgggcagcatcagcatcaccgaCATAGGCACCGCAACATGTCGGCGCCCCGGAGGCTGGGAGGTGGCCGCATCCtgggcagcggcagcaaggGGCTCGCCccgccctcgtcgtcatcctcgactCCCGCTCCAGGAGATGCCAACCCACGACGGGCCAGCGCCAACACAGCTCGCGCCGTGAGCCCATTCCCGCCCTCGGAAAGCAGTGCTAGCGTCGGCTCGTATCATTCGAGACTCTCGTctcccaactccctctcGCCGCCTTTGTCCAGCACGCTTCCGCCCTTCGCCCAGGATCTCGTCTCCCATGTCAGCCTCGCCGGTCCCTCGAACCGCGCCTCCAGCAGCGGAGGGCTGATTTGCCCAATATGCAACGAGGAAATGGTTACTCTGCTCCAGCTCAACCGCCACCTAGACGACGTGCACCAGGAGCTCCCCGAGGCCGAGCAGGACGAGGTCAAATCGTGGTTCGACAAGCAGGTACTCAAAGCCAAGCGGTTCCAGCCGCTGTCTCTGATCAACCAGAAGCTACGCGGCATGGACGTGTTCGAGTCCAACGAAAGCCAACCTGTCTCAGCGCCGGCAGCCCCAGGCCGGATTGCAGAAACTGTTGTCGATcccgaggagctggtgaCGAGGAAACACTGGCAGAGGCCATCGGGCAACGACACATGCACAGACCCGACATGCGATAGGAAATTGGGACCGCTGAGCGGCAGCGTAAATTGCAGGAAGTGCGGGAGGTTGTTCTGCGAGGAGCACACAATGTACCAGATGAAGCTGTCGAGGTCAGCCAACCACGAACCGGTCCGGGGCATCTGGTGTCGCGTGTGCGAGACGTGCTACAAGTCGAGGGGGGGCTACAATGACCACAATGGTGTTTCACGAGACCATACGGCGGACTTTGCTGCCGTGCGTGCCAggaaggtggagaggcaACGCCTCGAGGTCCAGAGgctggagaagaggttgaccaAGCTGACTAGGCTGTTGGCCGAGGGGCCTCAGGACGCGGGTGTCAATTCCGCGTTGCTATCACCGCTCGGCGGGGCAAAACACATCAGAAAGACTATTGAGCAATCTGTGGTGGCTTGGGAAGAAGATGCGTCTGTGGCGAGGTGCCCGTTCTGCAAGCAAGAGTTTCGGTCTTGGACGTTTAGGAGGCATCACTGCAGGATATGTGGCAGGGTTGTGTGTGCGGATCCGGCGACGGGGTGTTCGAGTGAGATTGGATTCAATGTCGCAACCCGCATGTGCTTGCTCGTCCGATGGCTCAAGAATCTGTGCTAACTGTTCGGCAGCAACCGCTTTGCCCGCAGCCGAGAAGCCAACCGGTGGTGGCCATGTCAGTGTCGATGTCAGGATGTGCTGCGACTGCAAGACGACCATCTTCTCACACCGAGATTTTACTGATTCGATTACCCACAAGCCTCCGGATCAGATCGCGTACGAGAACCTACGCCAGTTTGAGCTGGGCATCCGAAACATGATGCCAAAATTCCACAAAGCACTGGTGGCATTGCAGCCGCCTGACGAtaacagcaacaaaccaccGCCAACACACGCCGAGATCCAGCACGCTGCCAGTATTCGCAAGCGCCTCACATACTCGTTTCGCCAATATGGCGAGGCAGCAAAGCGCATTCAGAACATGCCCACCGACAGCCCTACGCAACGGATGCTTCAACAAAAGATTTATGCTGCTGCTTCGGCCTTCATGCACACCAATATGCTTCCCCTGAAGAGCCTGCCATCTATTTTGAAAGCCAGCGGGCCGGGCCACCGGCGCTTGCTCTCCAACGGGCCGTCGCACTCGCCCCTGCGAAACGGCGAGTCGGCCACATTCGATGCCGAAACTTCCAGCGTGGGAGGGGCGAGCGAGGTCAGCACCGCCGTGTCGGCTCTCGAGacagaggagaaggaggcaaAGGAGAAGTTGATTGTCTTGGAGGAGCAGCGGTTTATGGTGCACGAGATGCTCAATCATGcaagggcggcgaggagatTCGAGGAGGTCACGGCGTTGACCAAGAACATCGAGGAGCTGGACAGGGAAATTGAAGGCTCAAAACGAACTGTGGCGGATGTTGCCGAGAAGTTCCAGGGGCTTTACGTTGGAGGAGCATGAGGCGGCGACAGAGAGGAATGATGAGTATTTAGCGGGCATGGCTCGGAGTTTGGGAGTCATCTTTTGTGCCAAGGACAGCTGGTTGGAACGAACCAAAACATGGGAATATCAATCTACGCTTCGGATATTCATCGCAAGCCCGGGGCGATCTTGGCTTGTCGATGTCAAGCAGACCCCACTGCTGTCTTTCCGAGCTCAAAAGAGCGGTTGACAGACGGGGTGGCACTGTCACGGCTAGGTCAAGACACAAGCTCGAACTGCCCATGGCGCACGAACGCGGCGTCTGTCCGTCTGCCCAAATTAGCGGCCAACCAGACTGCAACTTCCGGAGCTAAACATCTCGGACACAACTATCTGGCCTGTTTTCCGTTCTTGCCGCCGTCTACGTATACTTTTGCATCCCCAAAACCGAAGGCAAGACCCTGGAGGACCTGGCGTGCCTCTTTGCCCACGGCGTAGGCCACTGCCGCCAGTTTGCCTGGCAGGCGCCCGAGACCGATGTTGGTCGGCTGGCTGAGATTGACGAGCAGAGACACGGGGCCAAGAACGGGGAGTTCCTCCGGAGAGAGGAGGCGTACAACAGGAGGAGGGCCCGGAGGTTTGTCCGTGTTTGAGTCCGTGGTCAAGTCTCGCGAGTGGACGACGTTCAAGGACTGGGTATCGAGGTGTCTGTCTCGCCGGACGAGGCCGGGGGAAAAGGTTATGTCTCCTGGACTGCCCCAGGGTTCTTGTGCCTCTGCTACTTCTTCCGCTTCTGTTTCGAGACGGACGTCGGTGGATGACAAGACGAATGTGGTTTGCGAGTCGTTCGCCACGGGTCTGGAAGAGCGGTATGGCGAGGATCAGGCAGGCAGATCACGAAAGAGCTTCATCTTTAGTGTCATcgggaaggggaggcggGCGTCCAGCGTGGCGCTTGATGGGTCCATTGCTAGCTCGCCTTGGGATGGTAGTGCGGCAGGTTCGGTGTTTTGGAGCACAACTTAGTGGGAGAGCACTGGTtcaggatggtggtgatctgACAACTCCTTCCTCGAATCCTTTGCAGCCGGGCCACCAGATGGCAACGGCGGCCCATTCTGACGTGGAGGATGCCTCGTCGGAAGGAGCGTCGTCACCTTGCACGTTGGTTCCTCCCAGCGGTAAGAAGCAGAATTTGCCCCTGGCTGTCGTGATTGCAGAAAGTGGTTTTGTAAAACAAGGGGTGGATGGAAATTGACTGATTAGATTGATGGAATGGCCCATCGTGGCTGACTTTGGCGGTAAAATAATTGACCACTGTTGGATACTTACCTATCACACAAAGGCCCGTGACTCGTGATTCTCTTGCCTctgaaggaaaaggaaaagaaaaaggggaagaaggaaaaggaaaaggaaaaggggaagaaggagaaggagaaggagagagaggacgGGCGTCTGGGCAACCGTgatagggttagggttatacACCGGAGATGTCAGTGTCACCCC
The window above is part of the Podospora bellae-mahoneyi strain CBS 112042 chromosome 3, whole genome shotgun sequence genome. Proteins encoded here:
- the MET8 gene encoding Bifunctional dehydrogenase and ferrochelatase (COG:H; EggNog:ENOG503NYT8); the encoded protein is MVTLEWRFRSRLLFHPSRHRHVFFSAANPFRPSIAIVATAKTHGGMAESRPQEKYPAIQGGGSLMIAWQVKGKPVLVIGGGEVAAGRIVHLLNADAVVTVICPSSGLNAEVSYRVAQKQVTHVDRIFLPSDLDDKDWSMVLVAIDDPAASTQIWKLCKQKRLVANIADVPPECDFYFGSVHRDGPLQIMVSTNGKGPRLASMIRRFIAKQLPSNAGRAIEAIGELRVKLRQVAPKPEEGPKRMSWMKDVSDRYSWEEMCEMTDEDMTNLLTFYEPNRVPSFHDLRGMRASAIEAAKADVFDGSFGFSVGV
- the PEP7 gene encoding carboxypeptidase Y-deficient (EggNog:ENOG503NW74; BUSCO:EOG092629RT; COG:S); the encoded protein is MSAPRRLGGGRILGSGSKGLAPPSSSSSTPAPGDANPRRASANTARAVSPFPPSESSASVGSYHSRLSSPNSLSPPLSSTLPPFAQDLVSHVSLAGPSNRASSSGGLICPICNEEMVTLLQLNRHLDDVHQELPEAEQDEVKSWFDKQVLKAKRFQPLSLINQKLRGMDVFESNESQPVSAPAAPGRIAETVVDPEELVTRKHWQRPSGNDTCTDPTCDRKLGPLSGSVNCRKCGRLFCEEHTMYQMKLSRSANHEPVRGIWCRVCETCYKSRGGYNDHNGVSRDHTADFAAVRARKVERQRLEVQRLEKRLTKLTRLLAEGPQDAGVNSALLSPLGGAKHIRKTIEQSVVAWEEDASVARCPFCKQEFRSWTFRRHHCRICGRVVCADPATGCSSEIGFNVATPTALPAAEKPTGGGHVSVDVRMCCDCKTTIFSHRDFTDSITHKPPDQIAYENLRQFELGIRNMMPKFHKALVALQPPDDNSNKPPPTHAEIQHAASIRKRLTYSFRQYGEAAKRIQNMPTDSPTQRMLQQKIYAAASAFMHTNMLPLKSLPSILKASGPGHRRLLSNGPSHSPLRNGESATFDAETSSVGGASEVSTAVSALETEEKEAKEKLIVLEEQRFMVHEMLNHARAARRFEEVTALTKNIEELDREIEGSKRTVADVAEKFQGLYVGGA